In Streptomyces sp. NBC_00483, a single window of DNA contains:
- a CDS encoding serine/threonine-protein kinase has translation MTSTFPAPPHDAPSALSPPLSADPDRVGPYRVVGRLGAGGMGVVYAGLDADGVRAAVKVVRAEIAEDTGFRARFRREADVLARVHGPGLVPLLAADPDAERPWLATAYVPGPTLQQYVDSYGPPPEGLLRALAVGTATALETVHAARVVHRDLKPGNVILGPDGPCVLDFGIAHALDATAVTRTGTWIGSQGWVSPEQYEGRTAGPAADLFAWGALMAYAATGAHPFGTGAPDVVAFRIMREEPDLSVLGEPLRPLVHAALRKDPADRPSAADLGARLAQLPPCDATQVLPSAASVAAFAPLWPTAPTARTPKRRRRAVLAAAAAGAVLTVGATAGYLGVSAGSDGTATAKGSTTGRTVATSKAKAHSTEGRSKEKESARQADAPTRAAAATEGHLPDLTFEVPSGWHLSDEVSGNKARLLPEGADGESDPTTGLWIRYLPGNNGAVQEGWGPDADDRMMAKLQDVSEDTPTTTEVAGRTANHYGTADLQIWEVSQEKYAFYAVGLSAGQQDAVQQVLDSVEYNADPATETEKALLDKLAAVHEQTQEVLRQDTSGNVQSLGMLVDECRSAADTSSTGGTLTDRETQLADEVWHYCTDVNDWQFGDQEQEDGTTAQDLADTYADIKARYGD, from the coding sequence GTGACCTCGACGTTTCCTGCCCCGCCGCACGACGCCCCCTCCGCGCTGTCGCCTCCGCTGTCCGCCGACCCTGATCGCGTCGGACCCTACCGGGTGGTGGGCCGACTCGGGGCCGGCGGGATGGGCGTCGTGTACGCGGGCCTCGACGCGGATGGGGTACGGGCCGCCGTGAAGGTGGTGCGCGCCGAGATCGCCGAGGACACCGGGTTCCGCGCTCGCTTTCGCCGCGAGGCCGACGTGCTCGCACGCGTGCACGGACCCGGCCTGGTGCCGCTGCTCGCCGCGGACCCGGACGCCGAGCGTCCCTGGCTGGCGACCGCGTACGTGCCCGGCCCCACCCTCCAGCAGTACGTCGACTCCTACGGGCCGCCCCCGGAGGGCCTGCTGCGCGCGCTGGCCGTGGGTACGGCCACCGCCCTGGAGACGGTGCACGCCGCCCGCGTCGTGCACCGCGACCTCAAGCCCGGCAATGTCATCCTCGGTCCCGACGGGCCGTGTGTCCTGGACTTCGGCATCGCACACGCACTGGACGCCACTGCCGTCACCCGCACCGGAACCTGGATCGGGTCCCAGGGCTGGGTCAGTCCCGAACAGTACGAGGGACGCACGGCGGGCCCCGCCGCCGACCTCTTCGCCTGGGGCGCCCTCATGGCCTACGCGGCCACCGGCGCTCATCCGTTCGGCACCGGCGCCCCCGACGTGGTGGCCTTCCGCATCATGCGGGAGGAGCCCGACCTGAGCGTGCTGGGCGAACCCCTGCGCCCGCTGGTGCACGCGGCCCTGCGCAAGGATCCGGCCGACCGCCCCTCCGCCGCCGACCTGGGCGCCCGCCTTGCACAGTTGCCGCCCTGCGACGCCACACAGGTGCTCCCGAGCGCGGCGAGCGTCGCGGCCTTCGCCCCGCTGTGGCCCACCGCTCCGACGGCGCGTACTCCGAAGCGACGCCGCCGCGCCGTGCTGGCGGCGGCCGCGGCCGGAGCGGTCCTCACCGTTGGTGCGACCGCGGGTTATCTGGGTGTGAGCGCGGGATCGGACGGGACGGCGACGGCCAAGGGCTCGACCACGGGCCGCACGGTGGCCACGAGCAAGGCCAAGGCGCACTCGACCGAGGGGCGGAGCAAGGAGAAGGAATCCGCGCGGCAAGCCGACGCCCCCACCCGAGCGGCGGCCGCCACCGAGGGGCACCTGCCCGATCTCACCTTCGAGGTGCCCTCGGGCTGGCACCTCAGCGATGAGGTGAGCGGCAACAAAGCCCGTCTCCTCCCTGAGGGCGCCGACGGCGAGTCCGACCCCACCACGGGACTGTGGATCCGCTACTTGCCCGGCAACAACGGGGCGGTGCAGGAGGGGTGGGGCCCCGACGCGGACGACCGGATGATGGCCAAACTCCAGGACGTGTCCGAGGACACTCCCACCACGACAGAGGTCGCCGGGCGCACAGCCAATCACTACGGCACGGCGGACCTGCAGATCTGGGAGGTCTCCCAGGAGAAATATGCCTTCTACGCGGTCGGCCTCTCCGCCGGCCAGCAGGACGCGGTGCAGCAGGTCCTGGACTCCGTCGAGTACAACGCGGATCCCGCCACGGAGACGGAGAAGGCGCTCCTGGACAAGCTCGCCGCCGTCCATGAACAGACCCAGGAAGTGCTTCGGCAGGACACCTCCGGCAACGTCCAGTCGCTGGGCATGCTCGTGGACGAATGCCGGTCCGCGGCCGACACCTCGTCCACCGGAGGCACACTCACGGACCGCGAGACGCAACTCGCGGATGAGGTGTGGCACTACTGCACGGACGTGAACGACTGGCAGTTCGGGGACCAGGAACAAGAGGACGGCACGACCGCCCAGGACCTTGCCGACACGTATGCGGACATCAAGGCCCGCTACGGGGACTGA
- a CDS encoding ATP-binding protein, giving the protein MTFGIVRRRPGELPRELTGFIGRAPELTQLAAALDTQRCVTVVGPGGVGKTRLALRALAGRTAGADAPVCLVELSALRDPGLLPHTLAACLDLPEQSVRPQLDVVLDHLRETPALIVLDTCEHLVDACAELVDVLLRETDGVRVLATSRQPLDVPGEHTFPLSPLGVSDAGGEAVSLFEQRAAAVVPGFEVTDASREAVVRLCRRLDGMPLAIELATVRLRAVPLNQLIDRLEDRFRLLTGGRRTSLPRHQTLRTTIDWSYDLCDAREQRLWARLSVFGDVFDLSAAEEVCGFGELGSDEVLEVLIDLVDKSVVQRVDEFGPGNGVDGATRYRMLDTLREYGAEKLAGSGEETAARDRHLARYVKAADEFDRHFIDDDQLPRCQALRREHPDIRLALEYALGRGDREQKGAGLAGALWGYWQITGLLTEGRYWQQKAAAAFPGATPERAWALIIGGYIKTFQGDPAGAVPEIKEGIEIADRLGESLIRARGWLYLHCAHTFACDFDRAERAAVAAHERLAALGDLVGLVCLDVQAGYQYHLSGQDDLALERSGQGLARLGVGSKECWLRGFVHTIVGLSHYSKGDPGASEVALKEALPLKAALGDVIGCGYAVEIMAWAAARDGRHRRAAWLFGGSDALWQSTGGELLSGAPVSVENHRMAAEATRSDLGGDVYEQLWQLGATAPREALFAAALTGADELVLEPAELPGQRRAGSGESLTRREHEVARLAADGLSNREIAERLFISRRTVDAHMERILSKLGINSRNRIAVKLATATTGE; this is encoded by the coding sequence ATGACGTTCGGCATTGTGCGGCGCCGTCCCGGCGAACTCCCCCGTGAGCTCACCGGTTTCATCGGCCGGGCCCCTGAATTGACCCAGTTGGCAGCGGCGTTGGACACACAGCGATGTGTCACCGTGGTGGGTCCTGGCGGGGTCGGCAAGACCCGGCTCGCGCTCCGCGCCCTCGCGGGCCGCACAGCCGGGGCCGATGCGCCGGTGTGCCTGGTGGAACTGTCCGCGCTGCGCGACCCCGGGCTGCTTCCGCACACCCTCGCCGCCTGCCTCGACCTGCCCGAGCAGTCGGTGAGGCCCCAACTGGACGTGGTCCTGGACCACTTGCGGGAGACGCCCGCGCTCATCGTCCTGGACACCTGCGAGCACCTGGTGGACGCCTGCGCCGAGCTCGTGGACGTGCTGCTGCGCGAGACCGACGGCGTGCGCGTTCTCGCGACCAGCAGGCAGCCCCTCGACGTGCCGGGTGAGCACACCTTCCCGCTGTCGCCGCTCGGTGTCTCGGACGCCGGCGGCGAGGCCGTCTCCCTCTTCGAGCAGCGGGCCGCGGCCGTCGTCCCCGGATTCGAGGTCACCGACGCCAGCCGGGAAGCAGTGGTGCGGCTGTGTCGCCGCCTGGACGGGATGCCGCTCGCCATCGAACTGGCCACCGTCCGGCTGCGCGCCGTGCCGCTGAACCAGCTCATCGACCGCCTGGAGGATCGTTTCCGTCTTCTCACCGGCGGCCGCCGCACCTCGCTGCCGCGCCATCAGACGCTGCGTACGACCATCGACTGGAGCTACGACCTGTGCGACGCCCGCGAGCAGCGGCTGTGGGCTCGGCTCTCCGTCTTCGGTGACGTCTTCGACCTCTCGGCCGCCGAAGAGGTGTGTGGCTTCGGTGAGTTGGGATCGGACGAGGTGCTGGAGGTACTCATCGACCTCGTCGACAAGTCCGTGGTGCAGCGGGTGGACGAGTTCGGGCCCGGCAACGGCGTCGACGGTGCCACCCGCTACCGGATGCTCGACACCCTGCGCGAGTACGGGGCGGAGAAGCTGGCCGGCTCCGGCGAGGAGACCGCGGCGCGCGACCGGCACCTGGCCCGGTACGTCAAGGCGGCGGACGAGTTCGACCGGCACTTCATCGACGACGACCAGTTGCCGCGCTGCCAGGCGCTGCGCCGCGAACACCCCGACATCCGGCTGGCGTTGGAGTACGCGCTCGGGCGCGGTGACCGGGAGCAGAAGGGGGCCGGGCTCGCGGGGGCGCTGTGGGGGTACTGGCAGATCACGGGGCTCCTCACGGAGGGGCGGTACTGGCAGCAGAAGGCCGCGGCGGCCTTTCCCGGGGCGACACCGGAGCGGGCCTGGGCGCTGATAATCGGCGGGTACATCAAGACCTTCCAGGGTGACCCGGCCGGCGCCGTTCCGGAGATCAAGGAGGGCATCGAGATCGCCGACCGGCTCGGTGAGTCCCTGATCCGGGCCCGCGGCTGGCTGTATCTGCACTGCGCGCACACGTTCGCCTGCGACTTCGATCGCGCCGAGCGGGCCGCGGTGGCCGCCCATGAACGGCTCGCGGCGCTCGGCGACCTCGTCGGCCTGGTCTGCCTGGATGTTCAGGCCGGATACCAGTACCACCTGTCCGGGCAGGACGACCTCGCCCTGGAGCGCAGCGGCCAGGGGCTCGCCCGGCTCGGCGTCGGCTCCAAGGAGTGCTGGCTGCGCGGCTTCGTGCACACCATCGTGGGGCTCAGCCACTACTCGAAGGGGGACCCAGGGGCGAGCGAGGTGGCCCTCAAGGAGGCCCTGCCGCTCAAGGCGGCTCTCGGCGACGTGATCGGCTGCGGCTACGCGGTGGAGATCATGGCGTGGGCCGCGGCCCGCGACGGCCGTCACCGGCGGGCCGCCTGGTTGTTCGGCGGTTCGGACGCGCTGTGGCAGTCGACCGGCGGCGAGCTGCTGAGCGGAGCTCCGGTCTCCGTGGAGAACCACCGGATGGCGGCGGAGGCGACGCGTTCGGACCTGGGCGGCGACGTCTACGAGCAGTTGTGGCAGCTGGGCGCCACCGCACCGCGCGAGGCCCTGTTCGCGGCCGCGCTCACCGGGGCGGACGAACTCGTCCTGGAACCGGCCGAGTTGCCGGGCCAGCGCAGAGCGGGTTCCGGGGAGTCACTGACCCGCCGCGAACACGAGGTGGCACGCCTGGCGGCCGATGGCCTGTCGAACCGGGAGATCGCCGAGCGCCTCTTCATCTCCCGCCGTACGGTCGATGCCCACATGGAACGCATCCTCTCCAAACTCGGCATCAACTCCCGCAACCGCATCGCGGTAAAGCTCGCCACGGCGACGACCGGAGAGTGA
- a CDS encoding FAD-dependent oxidoreductase, which translates to MPYAVTRSCCADASCVLACPVNCIHPAPGEPGFATAEMLYVDPRTCVDCGACTTACPVDALKPHTALSEAELPFLELNASYYKQNPHEDRAPMYVVPRQRTLPEGELSVAVVGAGPAGLFAADELLRHPGVRVTVHDRLPTPYGLARAGVAPDHQDTKQVTELFRTIESQPGFSYRLGVQVGTDLTHADLLREHHAVIYAVGAATDKRLGIEGEDLPGSVSATDFVAWYNGHPDRAHDDHPLDTERAVVIGNGNVALDVARILTADPDALARTDISDRALDALRASKVREVVLLGRRGPAQAAFTVPELLALSALKDVDVSIEGWPEGLAPDTNEKTRLLAELAARTPVEGRRRIVLRFLAGPARLVGEDRVQALELNPTTLHTDEDGTVRARPTGSTETLETGLVLRSVGYRARPVPGLPFDEDSATVPHEGGRVEPGVYVAGWVKRGPTGFIGTNKTCAHETVESLLDDFAAGRLPQPEPGATAAPDALGLEAWQAIDRAERAAGEAQSRPRVKLTDTEALRRAAQATPVAAG; encoded by the coding sequence GTGCCGTACGCCGTCACCCGATCCTGCTGCGCCGACGCCTCCTGCGTGCTGGCCTGTCCGGTCAACTGCATCCACCCCGCTCCGGGCGAACCCGGCTTCGCCACCGCCGAGATGCTGTACGTCGATCCGCGCACCTGCGTGGACTGCGGCGCCTGCACGACGGCCTGCCCGGTCGACGCACTCAAGCCGCACACCGCCCTCAGCGAGGCGGAGTTGCCGTTCCTGGAGCTGAACGCCTCCTACTACAAGCAGAATCCGCACGAAGACCGCGCCCCCATGTACGTCGTGCCCAGGCAACGCACCCTTCCGGAAGGCGAGTTGTCCGTCGCGGTCGTCGGCGCGGGGCCCGCCGGGCTGTTCGCCGCCGACGAGCTGCTGCGGCACCCGGGCGTGCGCGTGACCGTCCACGACCGGCTCCCCACCCCGTACGGGCTCGCGCGGGCCGGCGTGGCACCCGACCACCAGGACACCAAGCAGGTCACCGAGCTGTTCCGGACCATCGAGTCGCAGCCCGGCTTCAGCTACCGCCTCGGCGTCCAGGTCGGCACCGACCTCACCCATGCCGACCTGCTGCGCGAGCACCACGCGGTGATCTACGCCGTCGGCGCGGCGACCGACAAGCGCCTCGGTATCGAGGGCGAGGACCTGCCCGGCAGCGTCTCCGCCACGGACTTCGTCGCCTGGTACAACGGCCACCCCGACCGCGCCCACGACGACCACCCCCTCGACACCGAACGCGCCGTCGTCATCGGCAACGGCAACGTCGCCCTCGACGTCGCCCGCATCCTCACCGCCGACCCCGACGCCCTGGCCCGTACCGACATCTCCGACCGCGCGCTCGACGCGCTGCGCGCCAGCAAGGTCCGCGAGGTCGTCCTCCTCGGCCGCCGGGGCCCCGCTCAGGCCGCGTTCACCGTGCCCGAACTCCTCGCGCTCTCCGCCCTCAAGGACGTGGACGTGAGCATCGAGGGCTGGCCCGAGGGCCTGGCCCCCGACACCAACGAGAAGACCCGGCTGCTGGCGGAACTGGCCGCCCGTACCCCGGTCGAGGGCCGCCGCCGCATCGTGCTGCGCTTCCTCGCGGGACCGGCGCGCCTCGTCGGCGAGGACCGCGTACAGGCCCTGGAGCTCAACCCGACCACCCTGCACACCGACGAGGACGGCACCGTACGCGCCCGGCCCACCGGCTCCACCGAGACCCTGGAGACCGGCCTCGTGCTGCGCTCCGTCGGCTACCGCGCCCGGCCCGTCCCCGGCCTGCCCTTCGACGAGGACAGCGCGACCGTCCCGCACGAGGGAGGCCGGGTCGAGCCCGGTGTCTACGTCGCGGGCTGGGTCAAGCGCGGCCCGACCGGGTTCATCGGCACGAACAAGACCTGCGCCCACGAAACGGTCGAGTCCCTCCTCGACGACTTCGCCGCGGGCCGCCTCCCGCAGCCGGAGCCCGGCGCCACGGCCGCGCCGGACGCCCTTGGCCTGGAAGCCTGGCAGGCGATCGACCGCGCGGAACGGGCGGCGGGCGAGGCCCAGAGCCGCCCCCGCGTCAAGCTCACGGACACCGAGGCCCTGCGCCGGGCCGCGCAGGCCACCCCGGTCGCGGCCGGCTGA
- a CDS encoding IclR family transcriptional regulator, whose amino-acid sequence MSTLANARDVLRLMAHLQRDVTVTDVAAELGLPKSSVSRTLSMMAEYGFLDRDPLTRAYRPGGLIMEASYHFRASRGTVSLLEEEAARLVADTGYTGYVDVLDGAESLVLHMRIGTAGALQAYTPAGTRAPAYATSMGRALLARLDDAQVMRLVDARLGQATGTAPRTRKELVATLARIRVDGWDISQGEWVPNVGGISAAVLDNDTGQIFGIGIALPAPELRDETTERFGRAVRDAAARVGKRIGDPYWLRFVADEG is encoded by the coding sequence GTGAGCACACTCGCCAACGCACGGGACGTGCTGCGCCTGATGGCGCACCTGCAGCGCGATGTCACCGTGACCGATGTCGCGGCCGAGCTCGGGCTGCCCAAGAGCTCGGTGTCACGGACGCTGAGCATGATGGCCGAGTACGGCTTCCTCGACCGCGACCCGCTGACCCGCGCCTACCGCCCCGGCGGCCTGATCATGGAGGCCTCGTACCACTTCCGCGCCTCGCGCGGCACCGTCTCCCTGCTGGAGGAGGAGGCCGCACGCCTCGTCGCCGACACCGGGTACACCGGGTACGTGGACGTGCTCGACGGGGCCGAGTCGTTGGTGCTGCACATGCGCATCGGCACGGCCGGCGCCCTCCAGGCGTACACACCGGCGGGCACCCGGGCACCCGCGTACGCCACCTCGATGGGCCGGGCGCTGCTGGCCCGCCTGGACGACGCGCAGGTCATGCGGCTCGTCGACGCCCGTCTCGGACAGGCGACGGGTACGGCCCCGCGGACCCGCAAGGAGCTGGTCGCCACGCTGGCCCGGATCCGCGTCGACGGCTGGGACATCTCGCAGGGCGAGTGGGTGCCGAACGTGGGTGGCATCTCGGCCGCCGTGCTCGACAACGACACGGGCCAGATCTTCGGCATCGGCATCGCACTGCCGGCCCCGGAACTGCGCGACGAGACGACCGAACGCTTCGGCAGGGCGGTACGCGATGCGGCCGCCCGCGTCGGCAAGCGCATCGGTGACCCGTACTGGCTGCGCTTCGTCGCCGACGAGGGCTGA
- a CDS encoding AurF N-oxygenase family protein, whose product MMTPNLSRKVYDERLRTLSEGSVNVNFNAFVDIKWDDPEFAVDTSDTRWVLTSADALGAHPWYQKQPLETQIRIGIWRWAVIAKVGMQFENLLMRGALDYIYQLGNQNLEFRYLTHEITEETHHTQMFQELVNRTGVDTPGGKRWFRQLSRVLPLFGSLYPEAFFTGILAGEEPIDHLQKGALRSGEPVHPLPQRIMQIHIAEEARHISFAHEFLRLRVPRYGKARRGALSVLFPVIMRTLCDVIMIPDKKSADLVGIPDWVIKEVFWKSEAGQKMLQELFSDVRMLAQDIGLMNKVSRPLWRALRIDGRPARFRGEPSPLAD is encoded by the coding sequence ATGATGACCCCGAACCTGTCCAGGAAGGTCTACGACGAGCGCCTGCGGACCTTGTCCGAGGGCTCAGTCAACGTCAACTTCAACGCCTTCGTCGACATCAAGTGGGACGACCCCGAGTTCGCCGTCGACACGAGCGACACCCGCTGGGTGCTCACCTCCGCGGACGCCCTGGGCGCCCATCCCTGGTACCAGAAGCAGCCGCTGGAGACGCAGATCCGGATCGGGATCTGGCGCTGGGCGGTGATCGCCAAGGTGGGGATGCAGTTCGAGAACCTCCTGATGCGCGGGGCGCTGGACTACATCTACCAACTGGGCAACCAGAACCTGGAGTTCAGGTATCTCACCCACGAGATCACCGAAGAGACCCACCACACCCAGATGTTCCAGGAGCTGGTGAACCGCACCGGCGTGGACACCCCGGGCGGCAAGCGCTGGTTCCGCCAGCTCAGCCGGGTCCTGCCGCTGTTCGGCTCCCTCTACCCCGAGGCGTTCTTCACCGGCATCCTCGCCGGTGAGGAGCCCATCGACCATCTGCAGAAGGGGGCCCTGCGCAGCGGGGAGCCGGTGCACCCGCTGCCGCAGCGGATCATGCAGATCCATATCGCGGAGGAGGCCCGGCACATCTCCTTCGCGCACGAGTTCCTGCGGCTGCGCGTCCCGCGCTACGGCAAGGCCCGCCGCGGCGCCCTGTCCGTCCTCTTCCCGGTGATCATGCGAACCCTGTGCGACGTCATCATGATCCCCGACAAGAAGTCCGCCGATCTCGTCGGCATCCCGGACTGGGTGATCAAGGAAGTCTTCTGGAAGTCCGAGGCCGGCCAGAAGATGCTCCAGGAGCTCTTCTCCGACGTGCGGATGCTCGCCCAGGACATCGGCCTGATGAACAAGGTGTCCCGCCCGCTGTGGAGGGCCCTGCGCATCGACGGCCGCCCCGCACGCTTCCGCGGCGAGCCCTCCCCGCTCGCCGACTGA
- a CDS encoding YdcF family protein: MRRRTGLVTAGAAALLWGEWLNRRWSRTLVGSARGGTGSEAVVVLGFRNPQPTANFINRWRVRAGLRSVSADNARDTRVIFSGGAAAGGRITEARLMADHAKSVLAFDGTVLLEERSTTTWENITNVIPMLEDADRIKIASQPAHALKARVYLRRQRPDLAEKLVRADDCRPGEWLVGKPLLALYGLWTLRGLRAEERKAAM, translated from the coding sequence ATGCGACGGCGTACGGGCCTGGTGACAGCAGGGGCAGCCGCCCTGCTCTGGGGCGAGTGGCTGAACCGGCGCTGGTCGCGCACCTTGGTGGGGAGCGCCAGGGGCGGAACCGGATCCGAGGCCGTGGTCGTGCTGGGTTTCCGCAACCCGCAGCCGACGGCGAACTTCATCAACCGCTGGCGGGTACGCGCCGGCCTTCGCTCCGTATCCGCCGACAACGCCCGCGACACGCGCGTGATCTTCAGCGGTGGCGCGGCGGCCGGGGGTCGCATCACGGAAGCCCGGTTGATGGCCGACCACGCGAAGTCGGTGCTCGCGTTCGACGGCACGGTGCTCCTTGAAGAACGGTCGACTACGACGTGGGAGAACATCACGAACGTGATCCCCATGCTCGAGGACGCCGACCGCATCAAGATCGCCTCCCAGCCGGCGCATGCACTGAAGGCCCGCGTCTACCTGCGCCGACAGCGCCCCGACCTCGCCGAAAAGCTGGTGCGGGCGGACGACTGCCGACCGGGCGAGTGGCTGGTCGGCAAGCCGCTGCTGGCGCTGTACGGGCTGTGGACACTCCGCGGCCTCAGGGCCGAAGAACGGAAGGCCGCCATGTAG
- a CDS encoding AroM family protein translates to MRNVGFLTIGQSPRPDLSGGIEAALPATARVRHAGVLDGPDPARAAERLAATPGRPTLITRLATGVTVTLDESAVGEALQDRVDALEEEGVDTVVLLCTGEFPALRARRALLVEPDALLTTYVRGVLSGVPVGVIVPLSEQVAAAREKWRGVTPAPEFATASPYAADETELLDAARELMGRGVVALVLDCMGYADRHREALRAGGVRVPVLTSSGITGAMTGPLLA, encoded by the coding sequence ATGCGAAACGTCGGCTTTCTGACCATCGGCCAGTCGCCGCGCCCCGACCTCAGTGGCGGGATCGAGGCGGCACTGCCCGCCACCGCGCGCGTGCGGCACGCCGGTGTGCTCGACGGGCCCGACCCTGCGCGAGCGGCGGAGCGCCTTGCCGCCACCCCCGGGCGGCCCACCCTGATCACCCGCCTCGCGACCGGAGTCACGGTCACCCTCGACGAATCCGCCGTGGGGGAGGCCCTGCAGGATCGGGTCGACGCGCTGGAGGAGGAGGGCGTCGACACCGTGGTGCTGCTGTGCACCGGCGAGTTCCCGGCCCTGCGCGCCCGGCGTGCGCTGCTCGTCGAACCGGACGCCCTGCTGACGACGTACGTCCGTGGTGTGTTGAGCGGCGTGCCGGTGGGCGTGATCGTGCCGCTGTCGGAGCAGGTGGCCGCGGCGCGTGAGAAGTGGCGGGGTGTCACGCCGGCGCCGGAGTTCGCCACGGCGTCGCCCTACGCCGCGGACGAGACCGAACTGCTCGACGCGGCACGGGAGTTGATGGGTCGGGGCGTGGTGGCCCTCGTCCTGGACTGCATGGGATACGCGGACCGGCACCGCGAGGCGCTGCGCGCGGGCGGCGTCCGCGTGCCGGTCCTCACGTCGAGCGGGATCACCGGAGCCATGACCGGCCCGCTCCTCGCGTAG
- a CDS encoding TetR/AcrR family transcriptional regulator, producing MAERTGGEPQIDGRSTRWDGHKAQRQVELVDAAVALIEEEGAHFRMQRLAERVGLPRSVLYRHFKDRASFDELIRRRVVESFVKRMEPTLSFEGTVEESVYRVVGAHLDWVAQHPRLYAYMGVAEHSMGDGSLVADTKTAIALMLSERFSDVLAALGLKGAPIRSVAVGIVGFVDTAVNQWMRDPERELSEDELRAMLCRSVWAVLEAALRDFGVELSPQERVADVEGA from the coding sequence ATGGCGGAGAGAACCGGCGGTGAGCCGCAGATTGATGGACGCTCCACCCGCTGGGACGGGCACAAGGCACAGCGTCAGGTCGAGTTGGTGGACGCGGCTGTCGCGCTCATCGAGGAGGAGGGCGCGCACTTCCGGATGCAGCGCCTGGCGGAGCGCGTGGGCCTGCCGCGGTCCGTGCTCTACCGGCACTTCAAGGACCGCGCCTCCTTCGACGAGTTGATCCGCCGGCGGGTCGTGGAGTCGTTCGTGAAGCGGATGGAGCCCACGCTCAGCTTCGAAGGCACCGTCGAGGAGTCCGTGTACCGCGTGGTGGGCGCGCATCTGGACTGGGTGGCCCAACATCCGCGCCTGTACGCCTACATGGGCGTCGCAGAACACTCGATGGGCGACGGCTCGCTGGTGGCGGACACCAAGACGGCCATCGCGCTGATGCTGAGCGAGCGGTTCAGTGACGTACTGGCGGCCCTTGGGCTGAAGGGGGCGCCGATCCGTTCGGTGGCGGTCGGCATCGTGGGGTTCGTGGACACCGCGGTCAACCAGTGGATGCGGGATCCCGAACGCGAGCTGTCCGAGGACGAGTTGCGCGCCATGCTGTGCCGCTCGGTTTGGGCGGTGCTGGAGGCGGCACTGCGGGACTTCGGCGTGGAGCTGTCGCCGCAGGAGCGGGTGGCGGATGTGGAAGGGGCCTAA